One Setaria italica strain Yugu1 chromosome I, Setaria_italica_v2.0, whole genome shotgun sequence DNA window includes the following coding sequences:
- the LOC101755997 gene encoding lariat debranching enzyme isoform X2 codes for MKIAVEGCMHGELDIVYDTLRRLEEAEGIKIDLLLCCGDFQAVRNTDDLRCVNVPLKYRNMNSFWKYYSGQAVAPYPTIFIGGNHEASNYLWELYYGGWAAPNIYFLGFAGVVKFGNIRIGGLSGIHKQHNYHSGHYERPPYNEQTIRSVYHVRHYDVLKLMHVKEPLDIFLSHDWPLGITEYGNWQELIRAKNHFEAEVNNRTLGSKPAAELLNKLKPPYWFSAHLHCRFPAIIQHGENGPTTKFLALDKCFRGRNFLQVIDIPSNPGPYEIHYDEEWLAITRRFNSVFPLTRRRFTMRDEQLDTQDDRQWVRSKLNTRGFKPFDFVQTAPAFNPSNPVSNSSVIGSCRNPQTESFLQLLELPYLLDSSNSEGVLF; via the exons ATGAAG ATCGCGGTGGAGGGTTGCATGCATGGGGAGCTGGACATCGTCTACGACACGTTACGGAGGCTCGAGGAGGCCGAGGGGATCAAGATTGACCTCCTCCTTTGCTGCGGAGATTTCCAG GCCGTTAGGAATACAGATGATTTACGGTGTGTTAACGTCCCACTAAAGTATCGTAACATGAACTCATTTTGGAAGTACTACTCAGGGCAAGCAGTTGCTCCTTACCCAACCATCTTTATCGGTGGAAATCATGAAGCATCCAATTATCTGTGGGAATT GTACTATGGAGGATGGGCAGCACCTAATATATACTTTTTGGGGTTTGCTGGTGTTGTTAAGTTTGGAAACATCCGAATTGGTGGACTGTCAGGAATACATAAGCAACACAATTATCACTCAG GGCACTACGAGAGGCCTCCATACAATGAACAGACTATACGGTCTGTGTACCATGTAAGGCATTATGATGTTCTCAAGCTCATGCATGTGAAGGAGCCACTAGATATATTCTTGTCACATGATTGGCCTCTGGGCATTACTGAGTATGGGAACTGGCAGGAACTCATTAGGGCAAAAAACCACTTTGAAGCTGAG GTTAACAATAGAACGCTAGGCAGCAAACCTGCAGCTGAATTACTGAACAAACTAAAACCACCCTACTGGTTTTCAGCGCATTTACACTGCAGGTTTCCTGCCATCATCCAACATGGAGAGAATGGACCTACGACAAAGTTTCTTGCCCTTGATAAGTGCTTTCGTGGGCGCAATTTTCTGCAG GTTATAGACATTCCATCCAATCCAGGACCATATGAAATCCACTATGATGAAGAATGGCTTGCAATAACCCGAAGGTTCAATAGCGTTTTCCCCTTAACTCGAAGGCGATTTACCATGAG GGATGAGCAGCTTGACACTCAAGATGACCGACAATGGGTTCGGAGCAAGTTGAACACTAGGGGGTTTAAGCCATTTGATTTTGTCCAGACCGCACCAGCTTTCAATCCTTCCAATCCAGTCTCCAATTCCTCCGTTATAG GAAGTTGCAGGAATCCGCAAACTGAGTCTTTTCTCCAGCTTCTGGAACTCCCATATCTGCTGGATTCATCTAACTCTGAAGGTGTCCTTTTTTAA
- the LOC101756396 gene encoding uncharacterized protein LOC101756396, with translation MAPMLFLSYHQLHQLAAEVTPCKEAAAGGFRISLSSVLSIPMFERRREAAAPAVRAEGKTVHERDASEDIKWSSANKELEEKFEEALLVFVNDRSGDACMPPSRSEGLRADCFVLLVFSS, from the coding sequence ATGGCCCCGATGCTGTTCCTGAGCTACCACCAGCTCCACCAGCTGGCGGCGGAGGTGACGCCGTGCAAggaggcggctgcgggcggcTTCCGGATCAGCCTGAGCAGTGTTCTCTCAATCCCGATGtttgagcggcggcgggaggctgcAGCACCGGCGGTGCGGGCGGAGGGGAAGACAGTGCACGAGCGCGACGCCAGCGAGGACATCAAGTGGTCGTCGGCTAATAAGGAGCTGGAAGAGAAGTTCGAGGAGGCGCTGCTGGTCTTCGTGAACGATCGAAGCGGAGACGCGTGCATGCCGCCGAGTCGAAGCGAGGGATTGCGTGCGGATTGCTTCGTTCTCCTTGTGTTCTCGAGCTAG
- the LOC101756803 gene encoding 1-aminocyclopropane-1-carboxylate oxidase 1 produces the protein MAATGTTLSFPVINMEKLQTKEKPATMAVLNDACENWGFFELLNHGISHELMDEVERLNKAHYTSCREPKFQEFAARTLEAGEKGADVKDVDWESTFFVRHLPASNLADLPDLDDHYRQVMKQFASEIQKLSEKLLDLLCENLGLEKGYLKQAFAGSNGPTFGTKVSAYPPCPRPDLVDGLRAHTDAGGIILLFQDDQVSGLQLLKDGEWVDVPPMRYAIVVNIGDQLEVITNGRYKSVTHRVLTRPDGNRMSIASFYNPGADAVIFPAPALVAAEEERAAYPRFVFEDYMNLYVRQKFEAKEPRFEAMKSAIATA, from the exons atggcagctacAGGCACCACGCTCTCGTTCCCGGTGATCAACATGGAGAAGCTCCAGACCAAGGAGAAGCCCGCGACCATGGCGGTCCTCAACGACGCCTGCGAGAACTGGGGCTTCTTCGAG CTGCTGAACCATGGCATCTCCCACGAGCTGATGGACGAGGTGGAGCGTCTGAACAAGGCGCACTACACCAGCTGCCGGGAGCCCAAGTTCCAGGAGTTCGCGGCGCGGACGCTGGAGGCCGGCGAGAAGGGCGCCGACGTCAAGGACGTGGACTGGGAGAGCACCTTCTTCGTCCGCCACCTCCCCGCCTCCAACCTCGCCGACCTCCCCGACCTCGACGACCACTACAG GCAAGTGATGAAGCAATTCGCATCGGAGATACAGAAGCTGTCGGAGAAGCTGCTGGACCTGCTGTGCGAGAACCTGGGCCTGGAGAAAGGGTACCTGAAGCAGGCCTTCGCGGGGTCCAACGGCCCAACGTTCGGCACCAAGGTGAGCGCGTACCCGCCGTGCCCGCGCCCGGACCTCGTCGACGGCCTCCGCGCGCACACCGACGCCGGCGGCATCATCCTGCTGTTCCAGGACGACCAGGTGAGCGGCCTGCAGCTGCTCAAGGACGGGGAGTGGGTGGACGTGCCGCCGATGCGCTACGCCATCGTCGTCAACATCGGCGACCAGCTGGAGGTGATCACCAACGGGCGGTACAAGAGCGTGACGCACCGCGTGCTCACGCGCCCCGACGGCAACCGCATGTCCATCGCCTCCTTCTACAaccccggcgccgacgccgtcaTCTTCCCGGCGcccgcgctcgtcgccgccgaggaggagcgcgcggcGTACCCGAGGTTCGTGTTCGAGGACTACATGAACCTGTACGTGCGCCAGAAGTTCGAGGCCAAGGAGCCACGGTTCGAGGCCATGAAGTCCGCCATCGCCACCGCGTGA
- the LOC101755997 gene encoding lariat debranching enzyme isoform X1 → MKIAVEGCMHGELDIVYDTLRRLEEAEGIKIDLLLCCGDFQAVRNTDDLRCVNVPLKYRNMNSFWKYYSGQAVAPYPTIFIGGNHEASNYLWELYYGGWAAPNIYFLGFAGVVKFGNIRIGGLSGIHKQHNYHSGHYERPPYNEQTIRSVYHVRHYDVLKLMHVKEPLDIFLSHDWPLGITEYGNWQELIRAKNHFEAEVNNRTLGSKPAAELLNKLKPPYWFSAHLHCRFPAIIQHGENGPTTKFLALDKCFRGRNFLQVIDIPSNPGPYEIHYDEEWLAITRRFNSVFPLTRRRFTMRDEQLDTQDDRQWVRSKLNTRGFKPFDFVQTAPAFNPSNPVSNSSVIGSCRNPQTESFLQLLELPYLLDSSNSEGVERNESSSQPGNTLGDEDIELPDEDEDAADDDE, encoded by the exons ATGAAG ATCGCGGTGGAGGGTTGCATGCATGGGGAGCTGGACATCGTCTACGACACGTTACGGAGGCTCGAGGAGGCCGAGGGGATCAAGATTGACCTCCTCCTTTGCTGCGGAGATTTCCAG GCCGTTAGGAATACAGATGATTTACGGTGTGTTAACGTCCCACTAAAGTATCGTAACATGAACTCATTTTGGAAGTACTACTCAGGGCAAGCAGTTGCTCCTTACCCAACCATCTTTATCGGTGGAAATCATGAAGCATCCAATTATCTGTGGGAATT GTACTATGGAGGATGGGCAGCACCTAATATATACTTTTTGGGGTTTGCTGGTGTTGTTAAGTTTGGAAACATCCGAATTGGTGGACTGTCAGGAATACATAAGCAACACAATTATCACTCAG GGCACTACGAGAGGCCTCCATACAATGAACAGACTATACGGTCTGTGTACCATGTAAGGCATTATGATGTTCTCAAGCTCATGCATGTGAAGGAGCCACTAGATATATTCTTGTCACATGATTGGCCTCTGGGCATTACTGAGTATGGGAACTGGCAGGAACTCATTAGGGCAAAAAACCACTTTGAAGCTGAG GTTAACAATAGAACGCTAGGCAGCAAACCTGCAGCTGAATTACTGAACAAACTAAAACCACCCTACTGGTTTTCAGCGCATTTACACTGCAGGTTTCCTGCCATCATCCAACATGGAGAGAATGGACCTACGACAAAGTTTCTTGCCCTTGATAAGTGCTTTCGTGGGCGCAATTTTCTGCAG GTTATAGACATTCCATCCAATCCAGGACCATATGAAATCCACTATGATGAAGAATGGCTTGCAATAACCCGAAGGTTCAATAGCGTTTTCCCCTTAACTCGAAGGCGATTTACCATGAG GGATGAGCAGCTTGACACTCAAGATGACCGACAATGGGTTCGGAGCAAGTTGAACACTAGGGGGTTTAAGCCATTTGATTTTGTCCAGACCGCACCAGCTTTCAATCCTTCCAATCCAGTCTCCAATTCCTCCGTTATAG GAAGTTGCAGGAATCCGCAAACTGAGTCTTTTCTCCAGCTTCTGGAACTCCCATATCTGCTGGATTCATCTAACTCTGAAG GGGTTGAAAGAAACGAGTCAAGCTCTCAGCCAGGAAACACGCTTGGTGATGAAGATATAGAACTACCagatgaagatgaggatgcCGCAGACGATGATGAGTGA